A region of Candidatus Roizmanbacteria bacterium DNA encodes the following proteins:
- a CDS encoding glucosamine-6-phosphate deaminase, protein MNIKTFSTHEELSEQSAQYIFEIIQKKIGETGTFVLGLATGASPRLMYQKLIQKLGTSDLDLSGLHTFNLDEYYPIRQGHPQSYFQEMYHGFWKPLHDLNQSFEITNGHILNGEAPNPDMECRIYEKMIQKTGGVDLQVLGLGINGHIGFNEPGSAGDTRTRQIDLTPETREANKKYFGDDLEKVPEHGMTMGIGTILESKEIVMIVTGEKKKEVFEKLQRLSAPTEDIPASFLLNHTKTTFYSDLA, encoded by the coding sequence ATGAACATCAAAACCTTTTCAACCCACGAAGAACTATCCGAACAAAGTGCCCAATACATCTTTGAAATCATCCAGAAGAAAATAGGAGAGACCGGCACATTCGTCCTCGGACTGGCCACCGGAGCAAGCCCCCGTCTCATGTATCAGAAACTCATTCAAAAACTCGGAACATCAGATCTCGATCTTTCCGGACTTCACACATTCAATTTAGACGAATATTATCCGATCAGACAGGGACATCCCCAAAGTTACTTCCAGGAAATGTATCACGGCTTCTGGAAACCGCTTCATGATCTCAATCAGAGTTTTGAGATAACCAACGGACACATCCTCAACGGAGAAGCACCGAATCCCGATATGGAATGCAGGATTTATGAAAAGATGATTCAGAAGACCGGCGGTGTGGATCTTCAGGTTCTCGGACTCGGTATAAACGGCCACATCGGATTCAACGAGCCGGGATCGGCCGGCGACACCCGTACCAGACAAATTGACCTCACACCCGAAACCCGGGAAGCCAACAAAAAATACTTCGGTGATGATTTGGAAAAAGTACCTGAACACGGAATGACAATGGGTATCGGCACTATTCTCGAATCAAAAGAAATCGTCATGATCGTGACAGGGGAGAAGAAAAAGGAAGTGTTTGAAAAGCTGCAGCGATTATCAGCACCGACGGAAGACATACCGGCAAGTTTTCTCCTCAATCATACGAAAACGACATTCTATAGTGACCTTGCATAA
- a CDS encoding glycosyltransferase — protein sequence MKTMGKEANLNTIHGTSSLMHEGAISARSDVIDFAKSGMGGITGGTAPAVETESRVNAQLDWKTYNLDSPHPVNGFDGYPELPYDILAYDRPVREDGEIMTQDEMIEAYQRDEQWMAQHVADRQKPGKHIIFAHHTVSTNLEPVIQREAGTRDDTRIVARFHSPLLATTLLTDPESYNTMYPGKYGEELWEAQAETLQDMDLVVFSTETERKKSVEAVRQFGLMTGEDAENRFVTLPIPLNLSQFEPDTNGSKRREHVANINMHLQRAHQNGVTHLPRTAVGEDEQLFGYIGRFDHEKGIWDFIDAYAEFLHDARFGSIKPPTFVAFGGLANKPGIIDRHQLTLEKIRSLPPELQHYILLPLTPAPHHEVVHGFGMQVYPSFSETFNISEKQARAAGNLVAVSDIIAHRDTNGPDTALMFDPRQSRHYEQIFRAAMFPQEFEDVRRMGQVHAHRTFRDTEVCEQLVGILNEKFEDFMAKPRHNGYY from the coding sequence ATGAAAACTATGGGAAAAGAAGCGAATTTAAACACAATTCACGGTACCAGTTCCCTCATGCATGAGGGTGCTATATCCGCACGTTCTGACGTGATCGATTTTGCAAAGTCAGGCATGGGCGGGATAACGGGAGGTACCGCACCTGCTGTTGAGACTGAAAGCAGGGTAAATGCCCAGCTTGATTGGAAAACATACAATCTTGACAGTCCGCATCCTGTAAACGGATTCGACGGCTATCCCGAACTGCCATATGACATTCTTGCATATGACAGACCCGTCAGGGAAGACGGAGAAATCATGACACAGGATGAGATGATCGAGGCATATCAGCGTGACGAACAATGGATGGCACAGCATGTTGCTGACCGTCAAAAGCCGGGTAAACATATCATCTTTGCCCATCACACCGTCAGTACCAACCTGGAGCCTGTCATTCAGCGCGAAGCGGGAACACGGGACGATACACGGATTGTGGCCCGTTTCCATTCACCGCTTCTTGCCACAACCCTTCTTACTGATCCTGAGTCATACAATACAATGTATCCGGGGAAATACGGTGAAGAATTGTGGGAAGCTCAGGCTGAGACACTTCAGGATATGGATCTTGTCGTTTTTTCGACCGAAACAGAACGTAAAAAAAGTGTTGAAGCAGTCCGGCAATTCGGTCTTATGACAGGTGAAGATGCTGAAAACCGTTTTGTGACATTGCCTATTCCTCTCAATCTCTCACAGTTCGAGCCTGACACAAACGGCAGTAAACGTAGGGAACATGTCGCAAATATCAATATGCATCTTCAGCGCGCACATCAAAACGGCGTGACACATCTGCCGCGTACGGCAGTCGGGGAAGACGAACAATTATTCGGCTATATTGGACGCTTTGACCACGAAAAAGGTATCTGGGATTTTATTGATGCTTATGCAGAATTTCTGCATGATGCCCGATTCGGAAGTATAAAACCGCCCACATTTGTTGCATTCGGAGGACTTGCCAACAAACCCGGAATCATTGACCGTCATCAGCTGACACTTGAAAAGATCCGTTCACTTCCTCCCGAACTTCAACACTACATTTTACTGCCGCTTACTCCGGCTCCGCATCATGAAGTGGTACACGGATTCGGTATGCAGGTGTATCCGTCATTTTCGGAAACCTTTAATATTTCCGAAAAACAGGCACGGGCAGCGGGGAATCTGGTCGCAGTTTCGGATATCATTGCACATCGCGACACCAACGGACCTGATACCGCTTTGATGTTTGATCCGAGACAATCACGTCACTATGAACAGATCTTCAGAGCCGCAATGTTCCCGCAGGAGTTTGAAGATGTACGGCGTATGGGTCAGGTTCATGCACACCGGACCTTCCGCGATACTGAAGTTTGTGAACAGCTGGTCGGTATCCTCAATGAAAAATTCGAAGATTTTATGGCCAAACCGAGACATAACGGATATTATTGA
- a CDS encoding PIG-L family deacetylase has protein sequence MNKSEFFHTQPILPQDFDVTNSFAFQTSEQARDYYEQCLVEIEETPTNIENEGADTPLIEIPGYGEFSIRTFRTAELRKPVEGHVSQKVLLASPHCDDEVIATGAFAVAAAARGDDVRALEFTVGSAGRMDHGFDEKKGSVVRLAETLRSAKLVGINSVDILVKPDGTPGMPEWFWDNNEILRPLGVAIGRLYDTDIVAYPFNDPAVDAHIDHNATARVMDFATGWGQDPAFHPNIPFRYEKRGKPLHKLLYSVWSGGKNVEPNFFVPYDVNGPIAQILSKAITLHKTQSVPSVGVAARFGSNYAAAKILRDYQAGLWRDINNPHVMAREMYTAEPPFQLEQAFPVSDEVLARIAARMD, from the coding sequence ATGAACAAGAGTGAATTTTTTCACACGCAGCCGATTCTCCCCCAAGATTTTGATGTCACAAATTCTTTTGCATTTCAGACATCTGAACAGGCTCGGGATTATTATGAACAATGTCTTGTGGAAATTGAAGAAACTCCTACAAATATTGAAAATGAAGGGGCGGATACTCCCCTTATCGAAATTCCGGGTTACGGAGAATTTTCTATCAGAACGTTCCGGACAGCTGAATTACGAAAGCCTGTCGAAGGACATGTCTCACAAAAAGTACTCCTTGCCTCTCCTCATTGTGATGACGAAGTCATTGCAACGGGTGCTTTTGCAGTCGCGGCTGCCGCCCGCGGTGATGATGTCCGTGCCCTTGAATTTACGGTCGGCTCTGCCGGACGGATGGATCACGGATTTGATGAAAAAAAAGGGAGCGTCGTGCGGCTTGCCGAGACCTTGAGAAGTGCGAAACTCGTCGGTATCAACAGTGTGGATATCCTGGTAAAACCTGACGGGACGCCGGGAATGCCTGAATGGTTTTGGGATAATAATGAGATATTACGGCCTCTCGGCGTGGCGATCGGGAGATTGTATGATACGGATATTGTCGCCTATCCTTTCAATGATCCGGCAGTTGATGCTCATATTGACCACAATGCGACTGCACGGGTGATGGATTTTGCGACAGGCTGGGGTCAGGATCCGGCTTTTCATCCGAATATTCCTTTTCGATATGAAAAAAGGGGCAAACCATTACACAAGCTACTCTACAGTGTCTGGTCAGGAGGAAAAAATGTAGAACCGAATTTTTTCGTGCCGTATGACGTAAACGGACCGATTGCGCAGATCCTTTCAAAAGCAATAACTCTTCACAAAACACAATCGGTACCTTCAGTCGGCGTTGCTGCCCGTTTCGGCTCGAATTATGCAGCTGCAAAAATACTGCGTGATTATCAGGCGGGACTTTGGAGAGATATCAACAATCCCCATGTCATGGCTCGTGAGATGTACACGGCAGAACCGCCGTTCCAATTAGAACAGGCGTTTCCCGTAAGTGATGAGGTACTGGCACGGATTGCAGCGAGAATGGATTGA